TGATTATAATGTCATGATCAGGGCTAGCTTGTGACaggactacagatcccatcatgcacTATGATTCCTTGGTTATATCAATACAGGGGAAATCCTATTGCTTAAATATAGATAATAGCCACAATAGTACCCCaattccagttaaaaaaaatcttaatttattaTGCTTTGCTTCCTCATGAGCCTGTCTTGTGCCCAATGACATATCAATGAACAGGAACATTATTTGGAGTGTCGATTCATCAACTATGGTGCCAACAATATCTAGTATCAGAATGTGCATCCATCTTGCTTTATCAGATATTGATATACCCCTGAGTAAGCGAGAGcgtattcatatacagtacataccttgTGCCGTACGATGACACTGAATAACAGGGTTTctgcaaagagaaaataaagagttATTCAAGTGAACAAATCAAGAATCCAAATAGCTCATAGGTCATTAAAAGTAAAACTGATACTTACTGCCAATGGTTTCAGTACTATAGAAATGGAAGAGAGATGGAAAGGCCAATTTATAGTCAAGACTTACCTTAGCATAAGCTGGTCTTTCATGCATGCTATTCAGCCTGCGCTTCCGAGCTAACTTCTGCGCTCTGTAACATCAAAGAAAGGTTTGTTACTCAAGTAAAAAGAAGTACTTGGCCCCCAAAGAAAGGTTCTGAAAAGAAGAGGGGCTAGAACCAGGAACAGACAATCTTCATGTTATCATTGTGCAGAGGCAAATACTTACTCTGCCAAAACAGTGTTTCTGTACCGCTGATATTCCTCTTGAGCGGCAGCTTCTCTCTCTAGCTCCTCTCTGTAAAGAAAACCAGGTTAATAAAAGATCTTAAGTATTTTCTTTCACATGTATTGTGTTCTATGTAAAATCCCTTTATtcataataaattatgtaaatgacgatgatgatgaagaaatgtaatacaggcagtccccggatTACGTgcaagatagggtctgtagggttgttcttaaaggagaaggaaaccattttgcaaaaaatcccgtacccccccaccccaggtagaccctttccctcctcccccaggctaactacccccccccagaATATGCCCCATAATCCATACTTACCCCTaagcacagattcttccagcagagttCCACCCATCtatcttccgcgtcctctgtaagatgactgggagatcggtatttctgcgcatgcgcagttggaacaagCTTACCAAGGACACGGAAGATGGACGGGTGGAACTtagctggaagaatctgcgccgaggggtaagtatggagtatggggcatttccccagggagGTAGTTAGccttgggggaggagggagcagggtctacctggggtggagggtaggcagtgtcagactggtctactgggataccaggaaaactcccggtgggccaaggtgtcagtgggccctcctgcttctaaatatttgtcttatttcatggcctttccctatttctatgagaataaagaggctaaatagatgtaataataggttatactatgtaaagaaaagagaataggagaatagaggttgagtaagtaaagaaagaaaataataccttgagtgggcccctggtctaaaggtttttgggtgggcccctggtctaaaggtttttgggtgggcccctggtctaaaggtttttgggtgggcccctggtctaagggtttttggtgggcccctggtgtcccagtccgacactgagggtaggggtttttttcccccacaagttgatttctcctttaaggattgttTTTCACATGTATTGTGTTCTACATAAAATCCCTTTGTccataataaattatgtaaatgatgatgatgaagtaatGTAATACAGTCAGTCCCCGGATTACATACAAGATAGGTTCTGTAGGGTTgtttttaagttgaatttgtatgtaagaaacatttacatgtacttattaaatgcaacttagacagatgtttgtctcaacaaagtatttatttttaccattctGTTCTATGTAGTAGAGAACACATGCCAGAGGTGATTGGGGCAGGTGTTTTATTAAAGCTAAacgctaataaaggccaagcaaaccacagtatgttactgtaatagcctctgtttgtaagtgtgagttgtatgtaagtctaATGTTAATAACTGGAGGACTCCCTGTACTGGTTTAGTACTGGCAATTTGCAGCTACAAAATCTGGTAATTAGATTTGCTATTTTACTGGCTTAGGAAAAACCTAACCTTTCCATTCTCAAGCCCTTCTGTATGACCATCAGTTCGAAGGCTGATGGAGGAACCGGCTCCTGACGCTGAGGTCTTTCCCTCTCAGGTAGAGGACTGTGGAAAAGGTAAGAGAAATCAGGTTACATTCCaaggctttaaatacatttatgggatGTACAAAGTTAGAGAACATGTGcatacagtaacataactaggCACATCTGGGTGCAGAATCTCCACCTACCCCCACCCTCTGAACTGACCCTCCTACCCTCCACTCCCCTGGGCTCCAATACATTCCTCTGCCCTTCCTGATAAACCCTGTGGAGTGTGAGCTCTTGTACAATGTCCTGCACCATTGGTAGCTACACCACTATGCAGAGAGATCTAAATCTGTACAGCAACACCAATGGGCACATTAAGgcgccgattcactaagctcgagtgaaggattcgaatgaaaaaaattcgaatttcgaagtattttttgggtacttcgaccatcgaattggttaaatttgttcgaattcgaacgaaatcgaacgaatcgaacgaaaaatcgttcgactattcgatagtcgaagtactttccctttaaaaaaaacttcgaccccctacttcggcagataaaacctaccgaagtcaatgttagcctatggggaaggtccccataggcttgcctgtgattttttgatcgaaggattttccttcgatcgttggattaaaatccttcgaatctttcgattcgaaggatttaatcgttcgatcgaacgaaaaatccttcgatcgatcgaacgaacgtttagcgctaaatccttcgacttcgaagtcgaaggatttcaattcgagggtcgaatttcgaagtatttttaacttcgaaattcgacccttagtgaatctgcccctaagatctGCATCTCGGCAGTTACTATCATAAATAGGAATGTCTCGGCAGAGCCTGAGAGATCTCATAGTTGTCTGTgcataattcctttaaaggagaactaaaccctagcacAGGCCAAAGGTTCAGCATCTGTATAACAGTAATGAGTTGTGCCTTCACAGTGGCCACAGGAGCTCACaatctgattttctttttgttgatACTGGGCTCTTTATTTCTAAGGGATCTGGATAAGGCCTAATGGATCCCCGCAACCAGTCACATTAGCAGCAGACTCACTTAAGCAGTAGATTTCCTATGTTATGTAAGAGAAAATACTTACAAGATCTCAATGGGCTGCCAGTAGTCTGGCATTGTTAAACGTGGCAGTGGTGCCGTCAGGTCCATCGGTCTGTAATAAAAGACATCGTTAGTTAAGGATCTATGCCGAGTGCTGCCTAATGCTAAAAAGGTACATATTTTGTGGctaagtttaagctgaaaactcAGAAATGCTGCAAAAATAACATGCAACTAGCTGGGATGCACTAACTACTCACTGATCCTCTATAAAGGGAAGTTAAACCCAAATGCAAAATGtagcataatgaaagcaaatttctatgaaatcctttttttatatatatgataattGCAATATTTGATTCcacaagttatttataaatgtaattgcactgaaagcaatacatgtatttatatgctGCACTGCCAGTCCTGACTACACATACTATTACAACAATGAAGCAGTAGTCAGCTCCCCTCCTGGAGAAACGTGATATTGGTTCAGACCTGTAACTTTGCTGCAGCTACAATATATGGTAAATAGATTTGCTATTTTCAGTATGGCAGtttacacttttattttctgtaaattacAGGGTAAAGTGGGGAAGCAAACTGctgcttctctttctttcttctgtgtGTACCATTTATATCAGAGCTCTGTCCAGATACAGACATTTAGCCAATAATCTCAGGATGAATCTCTTTGCCTTGGTGAGCTGCATTTTACTggctaaggcaggggtccccaaccttttatactttGAAGTTggagggcaacacaagcatgaaaaagtccatggggatgtcaaataagggctgttattggctgtttggtagcccctataaggactggcagcctacaggaggctatgtttggcagatcatctggtttttatgcaaccaaaacttgtctccaagcctggaattcaaaaataagctcctgctttgaggccactgggagcaacatccaatgggttggtgagcaacatgttgcttgcaagctactggttggggaccactgggctAAGGAATAAGGTTTGGGGAAGGCAGCCAAGAGTGGTGGAGCCACTGCCCTGTGTGCCCTCAGCTGAAGTAAAACCTAATCTGTGCCATCGACTCACCTTATTGGTGGCCCCATAGGGGGCACACTTAGCCAATATTTGCCCGA
The Xenopus laevis strain J_2021 chromosome 9_10S, Xenopus_laevis_v10.1, whole genome shotgun sequence DNA segment above includes these coding regions:
- the LOC108702821 gene encoding uncharacterized protein LOC108702821 isoform X1: MGNYISTFVDPIIGLRRRRFQAPSKSSQKHPARHRSSSAQKQNLGWPTNGGEPKRWIEPGYHGPQARPSYSSLYSTPRFTRITKTTAPPVSSLLFPMEEPKQKTTSGKYWLSVPPMGPPIRPMDLTAPLPRLTMPDYWQPIEIFPLPERERPQRQEPVPPSAFELMVIQKGLRMEREELEREAAAQEEYQRYRNTVLAEAQKLARKRRLNSMHERPAYAKKPCYSVSSYGTRWPS
- the LOC108702821 gene encoding uncharacterized protein LOC108702821 isoform X2 translates to MGNYISTFVDPIIGLRRRRFQAPSKSSQKHPARHRSSAQKQNLGWPTNGGEPKRWIEPGYHGPQARPSYSSLYSTPRFTRITKTTAPPVSSLLFPMEEPKQKTTSGKYWLSVPPMGPPIRPMDLTAPLPRLTMPDYWQPIEIFPLPERERPQRQEPVPPSAFELMVIQKGLRMEREELEREAAAQEEYQRYRNTVLAEAQKLARKRRLNSMHERPAYAKKPCYSVSSYGTRWPS